The following nucleotide sequence is from Desulfuromonadaceae bacterium.
ATTCACAATGGCGAGCTGTTCGGCGCGCTTGAATTAGGCAGCCTGCACCCGCTCCCCGATGAAGCCCGCGAGCTGCTTGTCTATATCGGCACCGATCTGGCGCTGGCGATCAAGGTCGCCCAGGCACGGGAGCAGATCGGGGCGCTGCTCGAACAGGCACAACAGCAGACCGAGGAATTACGGGTGCAGCAGGAAGAGTTGCAACAGAGCAACGAGGAGCTCGAAGAGCGCGCCCAATTGCTGGAACAGCAGCGCGAACAGATCAGCGTGCAGAATCGGGAGATCGAACTGGCGACCGAACAGGTGCAACGCAAAGCCACCGAACTGGAACGCATCAGCGCCTATAAATCGGAATTTCTCGCCAACATGTCGCACGAGTTGCGCAGTCCGCTGAACAGCCTGCTGATCCTTTCTTCACTCCTCAAAGAGAACCGCGATGGAAACCTGACTGAGAAACAGGTGAAGTTCGCCGCCACCATCAACCATGCTGGCGAGGATCTGCTGGCGCTGATCAACGACATCCTCGACCTCTCCAAGGTTGAAGCCGGACATCTGCAACTGTGCTATGCACCGCTCCTGCTGACCGAGTTGTGCAGCGAGCTGCAAAACCTATCGCAGCCGCTGTTTGAGGACAAGGGGCTGCAATTGAACATCACCCTGAGTGACGATGTCCCCGGCGCAATCGATGCCGATCGCCAACGTCTCCAGCAGATACTTCGCAACCTGTTGACCAACGCCTGCAAATTCACGCCCCAGGGGGAAGTCTCGCTGCGGGTGCGCCCCTTGCAACCCTATGAGGGGGGGGTGAAAGGGCCGGGGGTGGCCTTCGAGGTTCAAGACACCGGTATCGGCATCCCCCCGGAAAAACATCAGTTGATCTTCGAAGCATTCCAGCAGGCTGACGGCAGCACCAGTCGTCAATACGGCGGCACCGGCCTGGGGCTTTCCATTGCCCTGCAACTCGCCCGCCACATGGGGGGCAACCTGCTCCTCGCCAGCACTCCGGGGCAAGGCAGCACCTTCACCCTGTGCCTGCCCCTGCGCCCGGCAGCAGGGATGGCCGCGCCGCTGGACATACCGCCACCGTCGGCACCTGCCACCACAGCGGTTAAACCGGAAGCACTCGCAGATCTCCCCCAGCCGCTCAGTGATGATCGCGCGCTCCTCACACCAGACGACCGGGCGATTCTGATTATCGAAGACGACCTGTCTTTTGCCCAACTGCTGGCCGATATGGTCCGGGCGCGGCACTTCAAGGTGCTGGTCGCTGCCGACGGCGAGAGTGGCCTTGCGCTGGCCGACCACGTTAAGCCAAGCGCTGTCATCCTCGACATCATGCTGCCGCATATCGACGGCTGGGCGGTGATGCGGCGTCTCAAGGACAACCCGCGTACCCGCCACATTCCGGTACACTTCATCACCTGTCTGGATGAGGAGCACAAGGCGCTGGCCATGGGTGCGGTTGGCTACCTGCGCAAACCGGTCAGCAGCGAACAGCTTGACAGTGTCTTCGGCACCCTTGAGGAGGCCGTCAGCAAGACCGTTCGACGGCTGCTGATCGTCGAGGATAATGAGAGCGAGGCGGCGGCGATGGTCGAGTTGCTCGGCGAACGCAACGTTGAGATCACCGTTGTCTCCGATGGACAGGCCGCCATCGACCACCTGAAAAGCAACCATTTCGACTGCATCGTGCTTGATCTGGGGCTTACCGACACCACCGGCTTTACCCTGCTTGAGCATCTGCGCAGTCATCCACAATTTTTCCGGATTCCGGTTATCATTCACTCCGGGCAGGAGCTCTCCCGCGAGGATGAACACCGCCTGCGCCGTTATAGCGAGAGTATCATCATCAAGGGCACACGTAGCCCCGAGCGCCTGCTCAACGAAGTGACCCTCTTCCTGCACCTGGTGGAAAGCGGTCTCTCGCCGGGAAAACAGCAGATGATCCGCACGGTACTCGACAAAGAGGCGATGCTGGCAGGGAAAAAGGTGTTGATCGTCGATGACGATATGCGCAACATCTTTTCGCTGTCGAGCATCCTCGCCGAGAAAGAGCTGGTTATTTTCGAAGCTGAAAATGGTCGCGAGGCGTTGGCACGTCTCAACGAGCAGCCGGATATCGACCTGGTGCTGATGGACATCATGATGCCGGAGATGGACGGTTACGCGGCGATGCGCGCCATCCGTCAGGATCAGCGTTTTACCCGTCTGCCGATCATCGCCATGACCGCCAAGGCTCTCAAGGGGGATCAGGAAAAGTGCCTGGAGGCCGGAGCGAGTG
It contains:
- a CDS encoding response regulator; the encoded protein is MFTYKNLKIGKKLFLSIGLMIVLAVGIGLLGIKGMERLERQLLNLYESTLTSALYTNEAYAELIYHNRRFYRHLLADDTQTMALVKEQVLNNEQKIIAALDKYRATELVPAESELLARFDHIWGRYLEAKDTVFTLSAAMRKKEALDLSESMGRPLFKELDGILSALLRFNQEEGKKSRNAAEIFFHNERGKMVAGLILLIGAGFLQVWLTTRFIVVPLRQAIKINSQLILQGSDQLDLIETVANGDYSQIVSAPPELPIPKSELHADETGDLLRSALQLHEGQLALSRSMAKMTGILFKNQEKNRRSDWLKSGINNANEQLRGEKNTQQLASDLLAFLIPCLGATVGALYLLDRQQEELTLASSWGLPKDFQPQTSLSLGSGILGQAAREQRQICVHDMPSGYLPTSSALGKVATCEVIAHPLIHNGELFGALELGSLHPLPDEARELLVYIGTDLALAIKVAQAREQIGALLEQAQQQTEELRVQQEELQQSNEELEERAQLLEQQREQISVQNREIELATEQVQRKATELERISAYKSEFLANMSHELRSPLNSLLILSSLLKENRDGNLTEKQVKFAATINHAGEDLLALINDILDLSKVEAGHLQLCYAPLLLTELCSELQNLSQPLFEDKGLQLNITLSDDVPGAIDADRQRLQQILRNLLTNACKFTPQGEVSLRVRPLQPYEGGVKGPGVAFEVQDTGIGIPPEKHQLIFEAFQQADGSTSRQYGGTGLGLSIALQLARHMGGNLLLASTPGQGSTFTLCLPLRPAAGMAAPLDIPPPSAPATTAVKPEALADLPQPLSDDRALLTPDDRAILIIEDDLSFAQLLADMVRARHFKVLVAADGESGLALADHVKPSAVILDIMLPHIDGWAVMRRLKDNPRTRHIPVHFITCLDEEHKALAMGAVGYLRKPVSSEQLDSVFGTLEEAVSKTVRRLLIVEDNESEAAAMVELLGERNVEITVVSDGQAAIDHLKSNHFDCIVLDLGLTDTTGFTLLEHLRSHPQFFRIPVIIHSGQELSREDEHRLRRYSESIIIKGTRSPERLLNEVTLFLHLVESGLSPGKQQMIRTVLDKEAMLAGKKVLIVDDDMRNIFSLSSILAEKELVIFEAENGREALARLNEQPDIDLVLMDIMMPEMDGYAAMRAIRQDQRFTRLPIIAMTAKALKGDQEKCLEAGASDYLSKPIDTTKLFSLLRVWLYPGDDR